Part of the Oncorhynchus tshawytscha isolate Ot180627B linkage group LG23, Otsh_v2.0, whole genome shotgun sequence genome, ATGACAGCGTCCCTTTTTAGTCGAAAGGGGCTGTAGTTGGTTGAAACAGTCGGTTGTGTCAGAGGGTTAAGCCTCTTGTCCAATCGACCCTGAATACTTGAGGGACCTATTTTACCCTGGCCCGCGTTGAAGTGTCCGTCACGTCGTCTGGCGAAAGCGGGTAGGGAGGAGCGCCTCTCATATCGAACAGTAATCTGCGCCGGTCGGTTgatgttgtcaacaaggcagcatggtatcgtccagaaacatacaacatacattttccataaaatatatgttttatgtttgttttattgGATGTCAGATAAAGCATTGtatcaaaagcaatcactttgCATGAGAAAACACAGAATCATACTCATTACTACACGTGCTTTTTATATCACTTTTATTTTGAGTCAACTTCGCCGTCCGACAGAGCGGGCACCCGATTCTAGCCCGAAGTCAACCATCTACTTTCAGCCGGTGCAAAACACGCCTAGTCGGGCGCCCGGGCAAAATTAATCGAACATCCAACTTGACTTTTCGACATTGCAGCCAATTTTAAAAGCGAGTcgagactgactgatctacaaatcaaatcaaatcaaattttatttgtcacatacacatggttagcagatgttaatgcgagtgtagcgaaatgcttgtacttctagttccgacaatgcagttataaccaacaagtaatctaactaacaattccaaaactactgccttatacacacaagtgtagggggataaagaatatgtacataaagatatatgaatgagtgatggtacagagcggcataggcaagatacagtagatggtatcgagtacagtatatacatatgagatgagtatgtaaacaaagtggcatagttaaagtggctagtgatacatgtattacataaagatgcagtagatgatatagagtacagtatatacgtatacatatgagatgaataatgtagggtatgtaaacattatattaggtagcattgtttaaagtggctagtgatatattttacataatttcccatccattcccattattaaagtggctggagttgagtcagtgtgttggcagcagccactcaatgttagtggtggctgtttaacagtctgatggccttgagatagaagctgtttttcagtctcggtcccagctttgatgcacctgtactgacctcgccttctggatgaaagcggggtgaacaggcagtggctcgggtggttgttgtccttgatgatctttatggccttcctgtaacatcgggtggtgtaggtgtcctggagggcaggtagtttgcccccggtgatgcgttgtgcagacctcacaaaTGTAGAAAAGAATGAAAACACACAGCTGAACTTAAGGCTTTTGATAAATTATACACTTCTtcttaaatatttgtttttacatagcccataaataaatacaaaaataatgtcTGCTGTCTTTCTAGCCTCACCAGGAAGTCagaacagaggtcagaggtcagcccTATTAAGTGAGTGTTTGTTTTCCTGTACCTCAGACATTATTTAAAGatatttattaaaacattttgtgTATTAGGTTTACATTGGGTTTTTCAGTACATATCTTCTAATCAAGAGAATGGACATGTGTGCAACCAAAACTCTGACAATAGAAATGTTCATTTGTGTACAGCATGTCACGATCGTcgttggaatgaggtgaggaccaaagcgcagcatggtaagtgttcatcatatatttattaaaccgagaacactaaacaaaataacaaaggagaaacgaaacagttctgaccggtgacatacacataacagaaaataatcacccacaacaatggtaaaaacaggctacctaagtatggttctcaatcagggacaacaattgacagctgcctctgattgagaaccataccaggccaaacacagaaatccccaaatcatagaaaaacaaagacaacccacccaactcacgccctgaccaagctaaaacaaagacataacaaaataactaaggtcagaacgtgacacagcaTCCTTTCTAACATGTGAAAAACCCACTAAAACCAAATAAAAAGACCCCCACTTCTAAATCAAACAGAGTATTAACCACTAACAAATTTTCATTAGCAGGTGGGGTGTGTGGGTGCTGGTATGTGTGGCAAAAATCATAGGGTAAACATGGCCAGGCCTTGCTTAATTTGGGAGGACCCTTAACAGCTGGATCCGGGTACTTTTAACTGCTCTCCCAAGGCACCTGCCTCAGGAAGCCTTTcaaagggagagatacagaatCATTGATGAACATGAAAATAAAAACTTGGTAGCGGACATTCCATCAGTCCTGGAAGAAAGGAAATAAACATGTACTTAGTTTCACTATGCTACAATTTAATCAGTCCTAAAAATTCTTAATCATTAATCGAGTTTGCTGCATCTTGGGCAGGAAGTCTCAATAAACCCATGCGGATACAGAATTATACTTCAGACACATAAGATGATACGGTGTCCTGTAAAGCTGAATCTCTTGAAATCTTAATATTTTTTTACCTGTTGCATTGACATTCAATTCTGTACAAACTGTCCCAAATTTCCCCACTGTGTCTCTCACAGCCTGTTTGAGTTCGGTGTGTACTGGCGGCTATCTATTGTTCCACAGGAAGGTTATCTCTAACCCAAACAGCAGATGACTTAAACACGAGAGCATTGGCCCAGGCCTTGAAGAGTAAGCAGCCTCTAATTTAATATCTGTCCCAATACTCAATCCTTCTGTCTTACTCCTTCAAATTACTAAGATATTGCATTATTGGATATCTATCTGAAAGCCAATTACCATTCACTTTGTACTTTCACTTTTCCTACAACTAGGACTCCCTTTTTACCAATAGGAAGACCTTCTCAATCTTCTGCTTATTCAAACGGATCAATCTGAAACAAGAaggtttaaaacaaaacaaaataacataaCTTTCTCCACAGTGGAAGGCATTATTTTCATCTTAGTACACCTtcaaaatatattctatatttatTTCAAATTTCTGTTGGAAATTCACTTTCTGCTTcaatatttattaaatgtttattattttaagATTAATATGTAATGCTTTGGAGGGATCAATATGTATTAACTGGGTTGAACTGTCTCAGTCCCCAGTAGATGTCATGCTCTGTCCATAATAAGTCTCTACCTAACACTTTAAACGGTTGAGTAAGTGTATACAAAAAAATCATTGGTTCTATTTAACAGCTTATTTCAAAATGCATTACCAGGTTGGAGGAAATCTCATAAGCATGTATAGTTGGTTTTATTGGTTAGGTGTAAATCAAGTCCTGTACAATGCTTTAACCTCATATTCATCAAATGATCCATAAAGGGACGACTCTGAACAGAATACTTTTTACACcagtgtcatgatgttggcctctttgggtatagcaagccccatccccctctccctgcctcccccttgcctccttcaactaggttgctgtggtcagagagatgtcgtaaattcctgagaagaccctgccacagggccacagtatagagagagtagattttcatggagaacaaaggaattccttccacctcacagaacttgaggtacaaaCAATTGTCATGTtctggagaaagtataaaagatcggtgaagaaatAGGTCAGTTGTTGTAGCCTATTACCTGAGGCAAATCAGAGCATAAACTGAAATAACTTATTTTATTTTCACTTGACTGATGGTAATTTCTCAACCGAGGGAGGGAGTGCGAGTCGAAGTGGAGAAGAGTGTTTCATGATTTCTAAAAGTGCTGAATAAAAACAGCATTGTAGTGCTGATCATTGCCTCTGAATGTACTGAAACTGTCTTTAAGGCCCTCAATTAGATCAATGCAATCAGTGATTGATATAGAGGGGGACTGGAGGCCCTTCATGGCAAAATCACTGATATCAAATGACTTGACACATGCTCCAACATCATCTTCTATACACTGCCTCTTGAAAACATTGAACAGTGAGCTTTGTTTGGCCCCTTGTTTTTACTAGCCTTGTGAGCCTAGCTAACGATGTGTAGCCTACACAGCAATAGCTACTGTTCACTGCACATGGTATAAGTGTGAAGTGACACGTGTCAGAACCTGGCCATTATTCTAAAAATAAGCTGATAGTTTTTTAAAAGTGTTTTTGTATTTTCCTTGTAAATAATAAAGCAAAATTCTAATTCATTACATAGACTTAAATTAAATAGATTTAATTTACAGTACCAGATTTTTATGTAAGATGTCCTTGAGTGTCCTGAAAGGCAtctgtcaaataaaatgtattattgtcAATATATACCATATATCCCTTTTGTTTTCCCACCCCCTCCCCACTGCTTGCTATGAATTTTACCCGACTATAAATGCAAGTTTAGGCCAGTGCTTGACTTGGCCTGAAATACGTGCTGGTACTcatttatatttaggtgcaggaactcaatacttttgagataatattctatagGAGGCTCAGGAACTCTAGCAGAATAAAATCCTTTACTCATTtccagtgagctcctgcccaagttaAGGACTGTGCTTAGGTAAAAAGTCTACTAATGACCCGTTTaaacacactgctaaccttaaagtccaaaaagcacatttttgtttttcatgaatttttacaaaaGCCAATTTCGACTTTGTGGCCgtgctatctagtggaaaccatTCCTGGGTGCAAAaggtggaaaaagagagaggaatatgTCTGGTGTCATGAAGAGCATGGATACCTGATGGAGGTATTAGAAAATGGTGCATGCAGTATTGTTCCATTTTCATAGCTCTCGCTGATCTGGTGCTGAAATCCTTTGGTTGGTTTTGATATCAATTTGAGACAGCATTATTACCATACACTGAAATCAGCCCATCTTATATTGTCAGAGCAGGTTATCACCCCCACATAAAATGCCTCCTCTCATCCTTTCAGCAGCTTCACTAATAATTCATTCAAGACttccagttatatatatatatatatacacatacatacatacatacagttgaagtcagaagtttacattcaattaggttggagtcattaaaactcatttttcaacaactccacaaattttttgttgacaaactagttttggcaagtcagttcagacatctactttgtgcatgacaagttatttttccaacaactgtttacagattatttcaatgtatcacaattccagtgggtcagaagtttacacacactaagttggctgtgcctttaaacagcttggaaaattccagaaaatgatgtcctggatttagaagcttctgataggctaattgacatcatttgagtcaatgggaggtgtacctgtggatgtatttcaaggcctaccttcaaactcagtgcctctttgcttgacatcatgggcaaatcaaaagaaaaatgccaaacaaaaattgtagacctccaccagtCGTGTTCATCCTTGCGAGCAATTTCCAaccgcctgaaggtaccacattcatctgtacaaacaatagtatgcaagtataaacaccatgggaccatgcagccgtcataccactcaggaaggagacacgttctgtctcctagagatgaacgtactttggtgcaaaaagtgcaaatcaatcccagaacaacagcaaaggaccttgtgaagatggaggaaacgggaacaaaagtatctatatccaatgtgagaaacgagtcctatatcgacataacctgaaaggccactcagcaaggaagaagccactgctccaaaaccgccataaaattaaaaaaatctcaagacatcagtcaggaagttaaaagcttggtcacaaatgggtcttccaaatggacaatgacgacaagcatacttccaaagttgtggcaaaatggcttaaggacaacaaagtcaagaaattggagtggccaccacaaagccctgatcgcaatcctatagaacatttgtgggcagaactgaaaaagcatgtgtgatcaaggaggcctacaaacctgactccgttacaccagctctgtcaggaggaatgggccaaaattcacccaacttattgtgggaagcttgtggaaggctactcgaaacgtttgacccaagttaaacaatttaaaggcaatgctaccaaatactaattgtgtgtatgtaaacttctgacccactgggaatgtgataaaagaaataaaagctgaaataaatcactctactattattctgacatttcatattcttaaaataaagtggtgatcctaactgacctaagacagggaatttttactaggattaaatgtcaggaattatgaaaaactgggtttaaatgtatttggctaacgtgtatgtaaacttccgactacaacTGTGTATACACACACCTATAAATAACTATAGATGAAATTGACAGCTGAAAGAAACATCAATAATACAGTTAGCTAGTTCATTTGTTGAGCATTTTTTGTAGTTACATGTTTGAGAGTACAGTAAAATGTGCAAAGTAAAGAAACACAAAAAAGTGTCCATCTTAACGATAAAAGTATAGATCCGTATCCTTCAAGATGCGAGCAAGGGGAAGTCATGAAGACATGAGAGAATAAAACATGGAGATGGTAGAGCTCTCTAGGGCATTTATGGACCCTGCTTAAAAACAGTTCAAATGCTTCCttctttcctcccttcctctgtgtTATCGCTGATCTAACATACTTGGATAGAATAAAAGCAAAGGTTCCACTTCATAGCTTTCACCATTCCAGACATGACAGATCAGTGATTACTTTAAAAAGGGGAAGGAAACATTTTCAAAGTATTCAAACAGGGACAGTGTACTGCCAAACAGCATGTATTTTTCGGGTTGTGCTGAAGCATGGAGTGGGCAGTGTATCTATTGGGTAAAGCTCGACTTAGGCTAGGAATGGAGTCCCATCTGCTTTAGACTATCAGTGGAGCATCTACATCTTCCAGTTGAGATGGCTGGATGACTTTACACACCCTGCAGCGTCCAGTTTCCGACCACTGTTGCACATTTTCGCCAAGTTCTGTCGATTTGCAGAGAAGACGCCAGTCAGTTAAAGCAAACGACGATAAGACAATTATTATTGGAAATTCCACATTGTCATGCTTACATTAGCAGCCCTGGCAATGCTGTTGGGAGACTGTAAGGCAGCGAGCTCGTTGAGGATCCTCTTCAGATCATTATTGTCAGAAGGTGCTGAAAGGAGATAGAGAGGCAGACAAAATGAAAGTTGGTGCAATCATTtctcttatttaaaaaataaattaaaaacactTGTTATTATGACAGGTATGAGGTATAAATATGCATAATGTGTGCACGTTTATGTACCTGGCACAGGTGACTGTTGCTGAGACTGAAGCTTTAGGTATGAATGCTCCAGAAGTTCTGCGATGGAAATCCGCTCTCTTGGGTTTCGTACCAAGCACCTCTGGTGGTAGGAGAAAAAACATAACCCACCAGATCCCATTTATCCATGTAATTCACACTAAATCAAAACTCAACCAAAATGCCAATACATTGCAGAATGAATGGAATCGCTCACCTTCAACACATCTAGCAGATCCTTCTCTGCAATGTCAGGGAACTCCATCTCATGGGTCGGGTCAATGATGGCGTGTAGCTTGGTGATCTGGTTGGTGATGGTCTGGAATGGAGTCTTCCCATAGGTCATGCAGTACATGATGCAACCAAGGGACCACACATCACCTTTAGTACTAATCTATGAATCAAATCGACAGAAATTCATTATACATCGTTAAACATGCATAATCTTCCAACATTGATATAAATGAGTCCATATGGAATATgcatgtattaaaaatacattgTTTTGGATAAGAAGTAAGGTACATCAGCGCAACCTTAGAGCTTGCCTTCCCTGGCTGGGATGAAGTGTCTTTGATGGCTTCAGGGGGCATGTAGTTCAAGGTCCCAACCTGTGTTTAGGATTTTTTTCTTGAAGATCAATATCCTTATTCTGGAAAGCTTCTGGTTATGTATACATACATTATTAACTACAGTTGGAGATGGGGGTTGTGCTCTTACCTGAGAATCTTTCATAATGCTTGTCACATCAGGCTGGATGCAGTTTGCAATGCCAAAGTCGATCAATTTCAGCGAGGCATTCACAATCACAAAATTGGCTGGCTTCAAGTCACTATGGACAATACCTACACAAAAAAAAAGTTACAGAAAAAAGTTAAAAGGCTTGTCATAAAGACTGCAATGCTTGGGTATGAGGAACTTAGAAAACACAAGGGATACTGatgaagagagatacagagttcaagatagatggagagataatAACCATGTTTGTGGATGGTTTGGACTGCCTCCAGCATATTCTTCCAGTATAACTTCCTCTCCAGCGGGTTGACAGTTTTACGGTTGCGTAGCCAGGTGCTGAGGTCCAGGTTACCACATTCCATCAGCATGTAGATGTAGCTGTTGGTTATTTCACTGGAATAAAAGAGATAAAAAGCACTGCTCACTGGGAATCACATGACATGTATAGTGGGATGGAACAGAGGACCACAATCAAAATACGTTGTGTCGGGGCCTccagagtggcacagtggtctaaggcactgcattgcagtgttgAGGCGTTACTACAGCCTGGGgatcgatcccaggctgtgtcacagccagaCGTGaccgagagtcccatagggcggcgcacaattcgcccagcgtcttccgggttaggggagggttttggcCGGGGGGCTTTCCTtgactcatcgcgctctagcgactccttgtggcgggcgcctgcaagctgactagaactgtttcctctgacacattggtgcagctggcttcaaGGTTAAAcgagcaggtgttaagaagcagcGCAGCTttgcgggtcatgtttcggaggacgcatgactcaaccttcgcctctcccgttGGGGAGTTGATACAAGattgatgagacaagatcgtaactaccaattggacatcacgaaaatggggtaaaaaaacaaacacatttgaaATACGTTGTGTTATTCttaatttttaaattttatttaggccatgtgtattttatttttatgtacgTACCAGTACCACAAGTTTTTCTTATGTTTTGGATGTATACGTATGTGTATCCATTTTCATCAAAAAATATAATAAATGTACCCTAGCTGAATAAGTCAGAGTAGTGAACACTCACTAATCATACAGCTTGATGATCTGATCACTGTACTGCTGCAGGCGATTGAGATGCTTTATCTCGTTCTTGTAGCTCTCCACTGTCTGGGCATCAGCCTCCTCCAGGTTCACATACTTCACAGCAAACAGCTGATTACGTTGGTCCAGAACCTGGTACACCTGAAAAGACAGAGAACCTACCATCAAACCAGCTGAAAAAACATCCAATTAGCCAAAAAACCACCTGTAGTACTTCCCTGGTATcttcaggtttcaaacaaattGAAACAAGGAAGTACCATCTTAAATTGTCCAACAAGTAAGtctgttttttgttttctgttgcacaATGTTATGAGAGCTTTTGTTAcattgtgccctaatgaacaagacaactaacccctaccttactggaTCCACCTTGGCCAATCATCTTCAGGACGAGGAACCGTTTGCCCTTTATCACAATGGACTCGTTTGAGAGAGCAACGGCAGAACCCTGAAGTAACAGACAAGTGCAGAGTCATTCAACCATAGAGTCCACATTTCATTTGACAATAGGCCTATAATTTAAACAGCAAACTCACAAAAAGAGAACATAACTAGGGCCATGACTTAGTTCCTCCTGACCTGACTGCGTTTTGCCTGTTCAGGTCAAGTGATCAGGGAAATCCCATGGATGGCATTTGTGGTTTACCTGGTGGGTCTGTTGGGCATAGGACACCTGGCTGAGGGGGGTGCACGGCTGCTGCTGGGCAGGGCCGGCTTTATGGGCTGCTGAGAGAGGGCCCGCATATGGGGAGTTCCTCTTAACCCCAGGGGTAAAGTAACTGTGAGGAGAGGGGAATTCAAATGTCAAAGAAAGTCCTCTTTTTTTTTTCCATCACTGCTTCCCATCTTTCCTCTGGATTCCAAGACTAAATGCACTCACAGATCTCACTACACTGTCTGCCGTGACTGTTACTTACGCCATGTCACAGTATGGATGACAGTCTTAAATTTGCCTTATGACAGTTCAGATTTAAATATGATAATTTTTCCACGAGGTAGTTctcaaagtaactttagttcaACTATATTTTTCTTGACGGCAGCTTTAAAGTAGCTCAACTTCTTGTAATGGGAAGTAATTGGTAGCGTGATAAACCATCTTTTCAGattagcttccccaacactgacaATACCATTTCCTAATATCTCAAGAGCTGAAATAGAATCATTCGATTATGGTGATTAGGATCATTGTACAAGAGCTGTTATGTTATATACATGTCCTATACAGCCCCAAACCTGTTGGCCCTGGTGTCTTTGTAGTTGGGCATCTGGCAGGCGACGGGTGGGTTGAGTCTGGACGGGAGAGGAAGTGACGGGGTGGGTAGAGAGTCCACCAGACTTGGAATGGGCGTGAAATCAGGAGGGGTGTGCTTCTCCTGATGACGACCAAACACACAGACAACGTTAAACTCAGGAGGTTAAAATAGAAGAACCCAAacgaaaacaaaaatataagtgTTAAGAGTGTCAAAacagaggcaaaaagagagaggtTTTAACTCAGTCATAAGAATGAACAAACTAAATTGGTGTTTGATGCCAGCACCTTCCATGTTGATAACATAGTTGTAACCCCAAAAATAAAATGGAAAGCCAAACCTCTGGAGACACGACTCTGCTTACATGGGCTGGTATTTTCCACCCTGAAGACAGCTCCATGCTAGAGGGTTTGGGCTGTGTCTGGCTCAGAGGTAAACGGGTGGGAATCTCcggctccctctctctaccatagTTTGACAGACTCAATGACCCGTGAGACAGTGGCTCTGAAAAAAGAAACACACATAAGGAATCTATTCAACTAAAACTTACATCAGGTTTGCAAGCTTTAAGCCGTTATCACTTTGTAGTCAGGATgaacagggtcatgttcattaggtaccaaacaggagaaaacagagagggactcCGTTTTCCATTCCAGGCCCTAATGAACACCACCAAGACATACAGCATAACTGACTAAATTTAAATGAAACCTACCTGGGAGACTCTCTCGGTCTTCTGCGGGGAGAAACTGGTAATTCCCAGCTTTTAGTTTCTGCATTGCAGTCTCAATTAGTTCAGTGGGCTTTGCGTTCACCTGGAGGGCTTTCTGTAGTATTGACGTGCCTTTCTTGACCTGACCTTTTTGAAGAATATGAACAAAAATCTCTTTAGTATCAAAATATAAATGTTCAGTGTCTAAACCATATATTATGCACAATCGtttatgtaaaatacattttaaaaagagcAATCTACCTCGAGCAACCTCAAACTGAGCATGTGCTATGTGCACAAAGGCAAAGCTTTTGCAGTTGGATCTCGCAACGATGAAGTTGTCCCGAGCATCATCTGGGTCATCAATGCTACGGAG contains:
- the LOC112223148 gene encoding dual specificity protein kinase Ttk-like isoform X2 — translated: MLEEEHTDRQHQLAMLCQKLDRIKTRYLIEDETDNINQAIGSNSPETCLAYLMDLEKKGDPHLDPSHLTKLTDFYTRVFSTMPLGKHCKNESYARMLVRFAELNVIQDTNGAEDNFNVATTHCQDFAFVHIAHAQFELSQGNTKKSTWILQRAIELSAKPNDLLEAAMQNLTLGKAELLSSEDKENVPVSTYNTHGYAKNGTEFRKVSRNSDGTGGLQLSSIFSSGTMEPRNGPQEDKVPAWRSGSQRKRAVGMAGRESSRLQAISEMDDDDSDGRQVKMEALISSSLSRQTSGSSAMLSLSSAKKRVEDGDFHNLKTPIISPEPRPWKDMGTVDSTTTLLHRQERRDDTRMEDTTDNINQIIGSNSPEACRMYLTKLEKRGNPQTDTNLLLKLKDSYSRVFSRLPLGMYSNSESYAKMLVRYAELKGIDDPDDARDNFIVARSNCKSFAFVHIAHAQFEVARGQVKKGTSILQKALQVNAKPTELIETAMQKLKAGNYQFLPAEDRESLPEPLSHGSLSLSNYGREREPEIPTRLPLSQTQPKPSSMELSSGWKIPAHEKHTPPDFTPIPSLVDSLPTPSLPLPSRLNPPVACQMPNYKDTRANSYFTPGVKRNSPYAGPLSAAHKAGPAQQQPCTPLSQVSYAQQTHQGSAVALSNESIVIKGKRFLVLKMIGQGGSSKVYQVLDQRNQLFAVKYVNLEEADAQTVESYKNEIKHLNRLQQYSDQIIKLYDYEITNSYIYMLMECGNLDLSTWLRNRKTVNPLERKLYWKNMLEAVQTIHKHGIVHSDLKPANFVIVNASLKLIDFGIANCIQPDVTSIMKDSQVGTLNYMPPEAIKDTSSQPGKASSKISTKGDVWSLGCIMYCMTYGKTPFQTITNQITKLHAIIDPTHEMEFPDIAEKDLLDVLKRCLVRNPRERISIAELLEHSYLKLQSQQQSPVPAPSDNNDLKRILNELAALQSPNSIARAANNLAKMCNSGRKLDAAGCVKSSSHLNWKM
- the LOC112223148 gene encoding dual specificity protein kinase Ttk-like isoform X1, with protein sequence MLEEEHTDRQHQLAMLCQKLDRIKTRYLIEDETDNINQAIGSNSPETCLAYLMDLEKKGDPHLDPSHLTKLTDFYTRVFSTMPLGKHCKNESYARMLVRFAELNVIQDTNGAEDNFNVATTHCQDFAFVHIAHAQFELSQGNTKKSTWILQRAIELSAKPNDLLEAAMQNLTLGKAELLSSEDKENVPVSTYNTHGYAKNGTEFRKVSRNSDGTGGLQLSSIFSSGTMEPRNGPQEDKVPAWRSGSQRKRAVGMAGRESSRLQAISEMDDDDSDGRQVKMEALISSSLSRQTSGSSAMLSLSSAKKRVEDGDFHNLKTPIISPEPRPWKDMGTVDSTTTLLHRQERRDDTRMEDTTDNINQIIGSNSPEACRMYLTKLEKRGNPQTDTNLLLKLKDSYSRVFSRLPLGMYSNSESYAKMLVRYAELKGIDDPDDARDNFIVARSNCKSFAFVHIAHAQFEVARGQVKKGTSILQKALQVNAKPTELIETAMQKLKAGNYQFLPAEDRESLPEPLSHGSLSLSNYGREREPEIPTRLPLSQTQPKPSSMELSSGWKIPAHVSRVVSPEEKHTPPDFTPIPSLVDSLPTPSLPLPSRLNPPVACQMPNYKDTRANSYFTPGVKRNSPYAGPLSAAHKAGPAQQQPCTPLSQVSYAQQTHQGSAVALSNESIVIKGKRFLVLKMIGQGGSSKVYQVLDQRNQLFAVKYVNLEEADAQTVESYKNEIKHLNRLQQYSDQIIKLYDYEITNSYIYMLMECGNLDLSTWLRNRKTVNPLERKLYWKNMLEAVQTIHKHGIVHSDLKPANFVIVNASLKLIDFGIANCIQPDVTSIMKDSQVGTLNYMPPEAIKDTSSQPGKASSKISTKGDVWSLGCIMYCMTYGKTPFQTITNQITKLHAIIDPTHEMEFPDIAEKDLLDVLKRCLVRNPRERISIAELLEHSYLKLQSQQQSPVPAPSDNNDLKRILNELAALQSPNSIARAANNLAKMCNSGRKLDAAGCVKSSSHLNWKM